Part of the Zingiber officinale cultivar Zhangliang chromosome 8A, Zo_v1.1, whole genome shotgun sequence genome, TAGAGTAAATCGAAAAGTGCACATGacgattaacttaaaaatttaatatcCTTAGACTACATCTTCTTTAGGGATATATATTCGATTAATTcgatatataaattaattgaattaattaaaaattaatttcatgtcGATTAATTGAATCGAAATTAAAGTTTTGTTaaagtcaaattaaatttaaaataaattatatcgaTTAATACAGAATTAATcgaatttatttgaaaaataataaaaaaattaatattaatttaatagaattaattgaATACTGATCCtaatccttattttttttttaaaaaaaatctataaatatattagatttaaGAATTAAATGGTAAGTAGTTGGATGATAATTTAAATCTACATATAGCTCCGGgactattataataaaataaaaaatcaaatagcCCCTGATCAATAATTCATAGTGAAAATATTGACTTGACTCTTTCAATCTCTTATATCCGTCCACGCCACAACCACGTTAGTCCATTATCCAACTTCAAGGCCACGCTGAGCTGCGTCCCTTTAATTTTATCTCTACATAAACTCTTATCTATAGGCACGGAGCAACTACCTTTCCTATGACTGGATTACAGACGTTAGCGCACTCTTTTAACGAATCAACGAGAGGTATTTCTTCCGGGTGACTTTATAAACGTACAAACAAAAACCGAATTCTACTAAAGAAGTGGCAGGTGGGTCCCTGCCTGCCAATTCCCACATCACCGGCCACGTGATTGACCGCTACTGCATTTCGACGACACGTGTGCGGACCCTGTCCTTCCGAACGAATTAGTGGCGCACGACAACAAGACGGGCCACCGCGACCCGCCGCAAATTACTCATTCCTTGCCTCGACCCCTTCATGTAACTGCTCTCCAATCGTCTATCGGGTTTTCGATTCGGGTCATAATGCGAGTAAGAATAATCTTAGCAGTATTAATCGTATCTCCATGGTTGAAAAGGACACGCGTACGGTGACGTGGCTCCCTCTTCTCTCCTCTCTACACTTTGCTCGAGTTGGGACTTGATCGTCTCATCTCCTCACCGCCGAGCTGTCTCTGGCGGATTCCTGGAGAAGAAGACGAAGAGTCGCGTCGGAGTTTCGATTTCTTTTGCCTTCCTCTCTTGCCGTTCGATCCTCCTTTTGAAAACTTTCGAGCTCAGAGTCTCCTTGAGGAATTTGATCCCCTTTCTCCAGCGGTTTCCGCTTTTTGGAGCCGTAGTTGTCTGGAATTGGCAAGGTAGATAATCGGAGAAGGAATCCTTGCCGGATACTTCAGGTCAGTTACATTGTCGGGCTGATTCTGTGCGCCGTTGCTGCATTATGTTGTTTTATATCGTTTGTTCGCCCCCGATATAAGTTAGCGGTAGTTAAGAGTTTGCTGCCTATGAATTATGTTCGTCAGAATTAGTGTTTTGTTCTCTCCTGCAAGAAAAATTGTATTCTGGTTGCTTTTCTTGTGGCGATCGGGTATGAACAAACACGGACGGATATTTACGAATTTCGTGGTTAATATGATTTCTTGTTTCGTTATTTGTGATTCTGCGAGGGAGATTAGAGGTGTGGACGATGCATCAGGATAATTGGGACTAGAGTAGGGATCATAGACCTGAAAAGATATGTTGATATGCAGCGAATAGTGTCAAACTTTGAGAAAATTATTGTTTCTACTGCTACAAAAGCTTGTCTCTGATTAACCGATGATAAGAAACATTTTTTCTTCTAAATCAGATACGGAAATTTGTCTTCTCGTTATGTCATCTTTTGTCTGTGTCAAATAATCAAAACCTTTAGATTTTTACACTAGTTACCTTTTTGACATCGTTCCTAGTTCATCTTGGGACCTGCAATATGGTCCAGTCACATATGGATCCGAGTCACATTTTGTTGTCCAGAACAGATTTTGTCCTAGAGTATTATTTACCATATTTGGGGGTTTTCAACATTTGGGTGGTAATCGGTAGGTCCGTTTGTTacttttacatttttaaaatgcCTTCTGCATCCTGTCTCGAGCTTATGTTGGACCTTCAGTTCAGTATGTGTTGGCTTGTCAACCATACTGCCGAGCATGACAATCTTGTTCCTTGTCAGATATTATAATGTTTTTTTTTGCATGGTCAGtcaataaatccaaaataattgATTGACAGGTCATTTGTCAATACTCCAGAATTTTCCTGGAAAGAAATGTCTTGCTGATTATGTTCCCAAAAGGTTCTTTCTTTTTGTGATTTTAATCAACTATATACGTGCAGATAGAGACTTAATGGGAAATAATGAAGCAATGACGCCTTCGAAAACAGAGAAATTGCCTTCACATGTACAGGTGGGTGTACATTTTATATGATGATTTTACATGTGCATTTTCTCTTTACTAAACAATTGATTTTGTTATATCTAGTTGCTTGTGCCACACACTGATGCAACCTTTACTAATTGTAGGTAATCCACTAGTGGGGAGCTTAAAAAATAATTGGCTTTTGTGCTTTCAATATGTCACAGTTTGTTTACTTGCTATCCTTATCCTACCTAAATCCTTGAAAGTGTTTTTTTCTTGCTGCGAGTAGTGACTAGTGAGAAATACTGGTTTCCAATGTTAACTTAATTCATTATCATTTTCGCCATTTTCAGGATCAACCTGCATTTCATCCATATCCTGACTGGGCAGCTATGCAAGTTAGCTATTACTGGATTTTATTTGTATCATTCTGGATAGAAACTAAGAATattactaaagaagaagaggctgttcttcttcttcttcttcttttttttcaggCATATTATGGTCCTGGAGTGATGCCTCCTTATTTCAGCACTTCAATTGTGCCTGGTTATGCACCTCATCCATACATGTGGGCTCCAAGGGTATTTAAATTATTTGATCATGTTCTAACTACATTCTATTTTTTAATTACAACTTTATCTGAAAGGAGGtctattattaataaaaagtGAACCAAGCCTTAGTTTATGTATCTGGCATTGTTCTTACCTTCAGacttttatttataattaataaacaTATTTGTGTTTCATCCATTCGCTTGAATTTGGGGGAGTGGTGCTTTGATTCTTACACGTGCGTGACCTCTAGAAGTGTTTTCTGTTCTTACTCTATTCTTGGGGTTTGGACTTGAGACTGGCTGATTGCTTTATTGAATGGGGTTATACAAGTCTTGCTGGTAAAGGGAGGAATGTGGTggcggaaaagtaaagtaaagCATCGTCTCTTAACATAACTTTCGTCAGTCTTAATGAAAGAATAGAATTGCAAATGGTTGTGAAGTTTGAACTGTTGATCAATGAACTGAGAATGGAATTGCAAAAGCATGTTATTGGGCACAACATACATTATTTTTTCATTGCATAAGGTGACTATTAATTAACTTTCATCAGTCTTGATGTTATTTTTTTCATGGACTCAGCCCCTTatccctccttttgggtcaccatATGCGGCAATTTATCCAAATGGAGGTTATCCTCACCCATCAATGCCCCCTGTAAGTCGTTCTTCTTTCTGACATACCATCTTTTCTGATTTGGACTTTGCTTGGTGTTTAGGATATATAACAGCTAGTTTATGCATGGATGTTATATGcccaataatttattaaaattgtttcaTTGAGCAACATGTTTCTATTTGCAGGGTCCTCATCAACTCCTTGCATCAACTGAAGCAGTAGTGGTGAggaaatattttctttcaatttatttatttattcatttaaaaaaaattgttatagTGTTTCATTCGAAGCTTAAATTCTTTCTCTGGAGATCAACTTTTTTCACATATTTGGCCTTCTTTACAGATGGCAACTCCTTTGAATGTAGGAGCTCCTGATACATCATTAGGGAGCAAGGACAAAGAGATCACAACTAAGCTTAATGCAGCTGTGGGTAATATAAGTTCAAATAATACTGCAAGTTCTCATCAACATGAGCTGTCACAAaggtttattttagtttatatttGCAGATAGAGATTAGCACTGCTAAAATTTCTCATAGAAATTTTGCTTTCAGTGGGTTTTTAAGTATTTCTTTATTACACTTGTGCAGTGGATATAATAGTGCAGATGGGTCTCACAATGGAAGTGATGGGAGTAATTCAACAGGAGTAATGTCCTTTTACCCTTTTTCATTTCCTTTGTTGCTTTAAATGGTGCCTTTAGTACTTTTATGAGACCGCACAACTGCCACTTTTATTCAGAATATCCTCTCTTGTAATAGGGATCTAGCAACCAAAGCAAGGTTGGTTCTAAAGATAGATCATCATCAGGTATCACAATCCATGCTATCTTGTACTCTAATTTCTTAAACTGCGTTCTACCAGTTTGCCTGAAGTCAAACAAGCAATAGCTCCTTTTGAAGTCATTAAATATGTTTTTTAACTGCAGATGATAGAAAAATTGACTCGGATATTAATCCTGTCACTGGTGGGGAAAGTTCATCCTTGAAAGTTTCTTCAGGAGTTTCCAGGACACCTATGGATACTACAGGATATCAAATGAGGAATAAAACTTCACCTAGTCTAGTGCAAGCATTTCCAGTGAAAAAAAATGGCACACCTGTCCACCAAACAACCATTCCTAAGATGTCTGGTTGTAATGGTGTACCTTCTGAACCATGGATGCAGGTGATAGAATCTCCATTCTTGATATTCATTTCTTGTCTatgtttttgttttaaaattgctACTAAACCttacaaaaaaaaactattcaGTAATACAGTTACTGATGTAAATAAATTCTCCCACTATTGATATTAAGCATTTTCTCAATACAATGCCTAACATCTGGTTTATTCTGTTCAGTTGTAGTATTTGATTGACATCTCATTAACAATTTTCATGTAGGTTTCCATAGAAACGATCATCCCTTTAAGGTATAAAATGCAGCTGTCATGGTTCCCTTATCTGGACCCATACCTAAGCAAGTCGTGTTGCTTTAGACTAGAGTCTAAAGCACTTACATGTATTACGTTGCCATCTGGGATCTTTTCCCTGACATAGCTTGTCTTATAGCTAACTCTAGGAGTTCTTATTTGTTCAGGATGAGCGGACAGTGAAACGAGAGAAAAGGAAACAGTCTAACAGAGAGTCTGCTAGAAGATCAAGGTTGAGAAAACAGGTACATAAGTTCAAATTTTGATCAATTGCTTGCATTTCAGGCCGTTATCTTTCTCATGATGTTACTGAAATTCTAATTGTTTGCATCTCAGGCTGAAAATGAGGAACTTGCTAAGAAAGTTGATACCTTGTTTGCTGAAAACACTAACCTCAGATCTGAAATAAGTCGACTAACTACAAACTCGAATGCATTGAGAACAGAGAACTCAGCTTTGTTGGTATGCTTATTTTCTGCTATTCAGTTTACTCGTTGCCTACATTCATTTACTTTTGCTAAGACAAATGTATGGTTTGATCCAGCATCAGCCGAAGCATGCTAACCAGTTTGGGTgaacaacaaaaataaatttgaagggACATATGATGCGAGTCTAACAATTGTTTTGTTACATGTACAGGATAAACTAAAAAGCTCTCAATTGATCCAAACAGAAGAATCATCTCTTCCAGACGAGGAGACCGGAAGTGCGCCATCAATTATTGCTGCCAACTTCTTGTCAATGATCGATAAGCCAAGCTCAATTAGCCCAATTGAAAAGTTAGAAGAGGAGAGCCGCAGCAAGCCCAGCGGCAAGCTTCAGCAGTTTCTAAACACTAGTCCAGGAACAGATGTAGTGTAAACTGTGATGGGCATGGTTCCTGTTACCGCACAGGATAAGGAATTATAGTGATGTTGTATGATTTTGTCTATTGACTTGATGGACAACAAGTACAAATCTAGTTGTTGGAACCTTTTAGAAATCCCAACCTCTATTGAATGACAAGAACTGCTGTAAATTTTATCAGAGTTGTCACTTCAAGTATAAGCTCATTTTGTCCTCTTCAATGGTGTTCTGCAGCAGTATGCGTTCTTAATCGGTTCATGGGTAATTGGCAAATCTGATTTCCAATAACGCTCAAACACAAATCACATAAAAGAGACCTATCTGAACCATGCACCAAAAGAACAAGAACACTCCTATGAATCAACTTTGAGATGCAATTCACTTACACAATGCAGAACTTTATGTATATTGTATGTTTATGTATGCTGTGTGTGCGTGGGTTGTgtgagtgtatatatatatatatactatttaCATCTTATACGTTCTTGATTTGTTAAGGAACTAATCAACCTTGAACGATGATTACAAGCCTGTGAGGAACTGGAGCTGCTTGAGCAGAGGAGCAAGAGCCTCCATTAGCTTCTCGCATGGATGGTTATGAATTCCTTCGTAGGTAGTCACGACGATGCTCGTATCCTTGGAGAGACGCTGGACTTGTTTCTTCACGTTGCATGCGTGGTGCGTGCATCGATAGTAACTTCTTCATTCGTCGACAATAGCAATATGAGAAAAAGAGATTCGTTCAGATTATTGTCAATCGAtatataaaacaaaaattaacttgaaaatttttgaTATCACCTGGGAAACGAGCTGTTCTTGACTGCTTTCTGGCCGTACTTGCGCCACCGGTAGCCATCGTCGAGTATGTCGTCGGGACTCCTGGTCCGGAATGCAAACCTCGGCTTCTCTTCACTGATCTTCTTGTTTCCTTTTCTCTTCCCTTTCTCCTTCCCCTCCCTCGCAGCACCGTCGTCGGATATTAATAGCCCCggctgcggcggcggcggcggtggctGGAGTAGTTGAGCTAGCAAGGCCGGCCAGTGATCGAGATCCGCACCAACTGCAGCTACTGTGTGCTGATTGTTAGTGTCGAGAGGAGGAAAGCAGTAAGTGGGAAGTCCTTCCATAGTCGATTGAGATTTGAGAGATAACAGTTTGGGGAATTGGGAAGAGAGTGGTGATTTATAGGAGAGAAAGGGATTTTGGGAGTTGGGAGAGGTTGGAGGAGTGTGGATCGATCACAATTCACAATTGATGTTTGAAGAAGAAGCTAATGGAGATTCAGGATGTCTTGGTGCAGTTCAACTGCCATTTTTGGCAGACAAATTAAGCTTCCTCGATAGCTCGTATTAATTATCCATCAGCAAGTTTGAACACAGTCAATCTCAACTTGCACTAGAATATCTAATGCCATGCGAGGATATTTCATAAAactgttttagaaaaattcttttatcaaaattttattgaaATAAAAGACTAAATCAATTAGTTGCTTGATGTTTGATTTATTGTGTGGGTTTGAGTCTTAAACTAAAATTTGGGAATTTATGTTATTGAATGTTATCCAACCAGGTGGGGCTTTTTCTAACTCATCCACCACACACATGGAACAAGTTATCTATGTGTCGGTTGCTTTTCATTTTGATCCCTGTAGTTTCAATTTTACCCGAATTAATATCTCTTACAATCTCAATTTTTATAGTTT contains:
- the LOC122011851 gene encoding transcriptional activator TAF-1-like isoform X6 produces the protein MGNNEAMTPSKTEKLPSHVQPLIPPFGSPYAAIYPNGGYPHPSMPPGPHQLLASTEAVVMATPLNVGAPDTSLGSKDKEITTKLNAAVGNISSNNTASSHQHELSQSGYNSADGSHNGSDGSNSTGGSSNQSKVGSKDRSSSDDRKIDSDINPVTGGESSSLKVSSGVSRTPMDTTGYQMRNKTSPSLVQAFPVKKNGTPVHQTTIPKMSGCNGVPSEPWMQDERTVKREKRKQSNRESARRSRLRKQAENEELAKKVDTLFAENTNLRSEISRLTTNSNALRTENSALLDKLKSSQLIQTEESSLPDEETGSAPSIIAANFLSMIDKPSSISPIEKLEEESRSKPSGKLQQFLNTSPGTDVV
- the LOC122011851 gene encoding G-box-binding factor 3-like isoform X3, with the translated sequence MGNNEAMTPSKTEKLPSHVQDQPAFHPYPDWAAMQAYYGPGVMPPYFSTSIVPGYAPHPYMWAPRPLIPPFGSPYAAIYPNGGYPHPSMPPGPHQLLASTEAVVMATPLNVGAPDTSLGSKDKEITTKLNAAVGNISSNNTASSHQHELSQSGYNSADGSHNGSDGSNSTGGSSNQSKVGSKDRSSSDDRKIDSDINPVTGGESSSLKVSSGVSRTPMDTTGYQMRNKTSPSLVQAFPVKKNGTPVHQTTIPKMSGCNGVPSEPWMQDERTVKREKRKQSNRESARRSRLRKQAENEELAKKVDTLFAENTNLRSEISRLTTNSNALRTENSALLDKLKSSQLIQTEESSLPDEETGSAPSIIAANFLSMIDKPSSISPIEKLEEESRSKPSGKLQQFLNTSPGTDVV
- the LOC122011851 gene encoding G-box-binding factor 3-like isoform X1, with product MGNNEAMTPSKTEKLPSHVQDQPAFHPYPDWAAMQVSYYWILFVSFWIETKNITKEEEAVLLLLLLFFQAYYGPGVMPPYFSTSIVPGYAPHPYMWAPRPLIPPFGSPYAAIYPNGGYPHPSMPPGPHQLLASTEAVVMATPLNVGAPDTSLGSKDKEITTKLNAAVGNISSNNTASSHQHELSQSGYNSADGSHNGSDGSNSTGGSSNQSKVGSKDRSSSDDRKIDSDINPVTGGESSSLKVSSGVSRTPMDTTGYQMRNKTSPSLVQAFPVKKNGTPVHQTTIPKMSGCNGVPSEPWMQDERTVKREKRKQSNRESARRSRLRKQAENEELAKKVDTLFAENTNLRSEISRLTTNSNALRTENSALLDKLKSSQLIQTEESSLPDEETGSAPSIIAANFLSMIDKPSSISPIEKLEEESRSKPSGKLQQFLNTSPGTDVV
- the LOC122011851 gene encoding G-box-binding factor 3-like isoform X2, translating into MQVSYYWILFVSFWIETKNITKEEEAVLLLLLLFFQAYYGPGVMPPYFSTSIVPGYAPHPYMWAPRPLIPPFGSPYAAIYPNGGYPHPSMPPGPHQLLASTEAVVMATPLNVGAPDTSLGSKDKEITTKLNAAVGNISSNNTASSHQHELSQSGYNSADGSHNGSDGSNSTGGSSNQSKVGSKDRSSSDDRKIDSDINPVTGGESSSLKVSSGVSRTPMDTTGYQMRNKTSPSLVQAFPVKKNGTPVHQTTIPKMSGCNGVPSEPWMQDERTVKREKRKQSNRESARRSRLRKQAENEELAKKVDTLFAENTNLRSEISRLTTNSNALRTENSALLDKLKSSQLIQTEESSLPDEETGSAPSIIAANFLSMIDKPSSISPIEKLEEESRSKPSGKLQQFLNTSPGTDVV
- the LOC122011851 gene encoding common plant regulatory factor 1-like isoform X4 → MQAYYGPGVMPPYFSTSIVPGYAPHPYMWAPRPLIPPFGSPYAAIYPNGGYPHPSMPPGPHQLLASTEAVVMATPLNVGAPDTSLGSKDKEITTKLNAAVGNISSNNTASSHQHELSQSGYNSADGSHNGSDGSNSTGGSSNQSKVGSKDRSSSDDRKIDSDINPVTGGESSSLKVSSGVSRTPMDTTGYQMRNKTSPSLVQAFPVKKNGTPVHQTTIPKMSGCNGVPSEPWMQDERTVKREKRKQSNRESARRSRLRKQAENEELAKKVDTLFAENTNLRSEISRLTTNSNALRTENSALLDKLKSSQLIQTEESSLPDEETGSAPSIIAANFLSMIDKPSSISPIEKLEEESRSKPSGKLQQFLNTSPGTDVV
- the LOC122011851 gene encoding common plant regulatory factor 1-like isoform X5 codes for the protein MPPYFSTSIVPGYAPHPYMWAPRPLIPPFGSPYAAIYPNGGYPHPSMPPGPHQLLASTEAVVMATPLNVGAPDTSLGSKDKEITTKLNAAVGNISSNNTASSHQHELSQSGYNSADGSHNGSDGSNSTGGSSNQSKVGSKDRSSSDDRKIDSDINPVTGGESSSLKVSSGVSRTPMDTTGYQMRNKTSPSLVQAFPVKKNGTPVHQTTIPKMSGCNGVPSEPWMQDERTVKREKRKQSNRESARRSRLRKQAENEELAKKVDTLFAENTNLRSEISRLTTNSNALRTENSALLDKLKSSQLIQTEESSLPDEETGSAPSIIAANFLSMIDKPSSISPIEKLEEESRSKPSGKLQQFLNTSPGTDVV
- the LOC122011853 gene encoding probable WRKY transcription factor 43; protein product: MEGLPTYCFPPLDTNNQHTVAAVGADLDHWPALLAQLLQPPPPPPQPGLLISDDGAAREGKEKGKRKGNKKISEEKPRFAFRTRSPDDILDDGYRWRKYGQKAVKNSSFPRSYYRCTHHACNVKKQVQRLSKDTSIVVTTYEGIHNHPCEKLMEALAPLLKQLQFLTGL